The following coding sequences lie in one Scatophagus argus isolate fScaArg1 chromosome 9, fScaArg1.pri, whole genome shotgun sequence genomic window:
- the myh14 gene encoding myosin-10 isoform X2, whose product MTRPTGGGANDVTRFLSSGVGPGSPTSNSMFSAASQADWAAKRLVWVPSEKLGFESASIREERGDEVEVELTDSQRRVTLSREEVQRMNPPRFSKVEDMADLTCLNEASVLHNLRERYYSGLIYTYSGLFCVVVNPYKNLPIYTESIVEMYRGKKRHEMPPHIYAISEAAYRSMLQDREDQSILCTGESGAGKTENTKKVIQYLAHVASSHKGGTLGRNKEAVQMDGSRSLTRGSTLVNRGELERQLLQANPILEAFGNAKTVKNDNSSRFGKFIRINFDVAGYIVGANIETYLLEKSRATRQAKDERTFHIFYQMLCGTSEETKADLLLGSADEYRFLTGGSIPLPGQSDSENFTQTMDSMAIMGFTSEESMSMLKVISAVLQFGNISFMKEKNQDQASMPDNTAAQKLCHLLGINVLEFTRAILTPRIKVGREYVQKAQTKEQADFAVEALAKATYERLFRWLVHRINRALDRRQRQGASFIGILDIAGFEIFQLNSFEQLCINYTNEKLQQLFNHTMFILEQEEYQREGIEWNFIDFGLDLQPCIDLIEKPTHPPGVLALLDEECWFPRATDRSFVEKLSAEQGSHPKFFRSKQPRGEADFSIIHYAGKVNYKADDWLVKNMDPLNDNVASLLHQSSDHFVSELWKEDIQTLPRVYFFDSYATLQANGSDMDRIVGLDQVSSGENSGPVTFGAAGLKTKKGMFRTVGQLYKESLTKLMATLRNTNPNFLRCIIPNHEKRAGKLSPHLVLDQLRCNGVLEGIRICRQGFPNRIPFQEFRQRYEILTPNAIPRAFMDGKQASELMIKALELDHNLFRVGQSKVFFRAGVLAHLEEERDLKITDTIIRFQSVSRGYLARKAFLKKQQQLSALRVMQRNCAAYLKLRNWQWWRLFTKVKPLLQVTRQDDEIQAREAQLQKAKDNLTRVEQQYTDLDRKHAQLLEEKAVLADQLQAEAELFAEAEEMRARLANRKQELEEVLGELESRLEDEEERGVQLTSEKKKMQQNIQDLEEQLEEEESARQRLLLEKVTLETKVKSLETDLLNAVEQRDRLSKEKKQLEERLSEVTDQLTEEEEKTKSLNKLKNKQEAVIADLEERLKREEQGRLEQEKWRRRMESDSVEAQEQLSDLGMLAAELRGSLAQKEKEITTLQGRLEEEGARRAEAQRALREAMSQVSELKEEVENERGMRERAEKQRRDLGEELEALRTELEDTLDTTAAQQELRSRREAELHELQRCVEEETRRHEAQLSELRVKHSTAIDSLQEQLDNSKRARQSLEKAKTVLEEERQNLISELKSLQTGRTESERGRKRAEGQLQELSARLAQADREREEREERVHKLQCEIETISNSLSSSETKSLRLTKEVSSLESQLNDAKELLQDETRQKMALGSRVRALEEEKNGLMERLEEEEERAKELTRQIQTHTQQLAEVRKQSEEVNTAVESGEEMRRKLQRELDSAIQRERQREEEKERVERQRERLREEIEDMTLALQRERQNCTALEKRQKKFDQCLAEEKAVSARLAEERDRAEADSREKETRHLALSRALQEAQDQKEELERVNKQLRLEMEQLVNQQDDVGKNVHELERTRRALETEAQNLRVQTQELEEELSEAENSRLRLEVTLQALKAQFEREISTSEEKGEEKRRALSKQVRELEIQLEEERSQRSQAVSSKKQLEAELQETEAQLETSSRGKEEAVKQLRRLQGQMKEILREFDESKLARDEIITQLKDSEKKIQTLEAEVLQLTEELSVSERQRRQAQQERDEMADEMVNSSSGKTALCEEKRRLEARVSQLEEELEEEQSNSELLAERQRKTALQVETLTVQLQGERTLAQKAEAAREQLERQNKELKARLGEMEGAVRGKHRLSVAALEAKIESMEEQLEQERQERAIANKLVRKTEKKLKEVMMQAEDERRHADQYREQLDKSMVRLKQLKRQLEEVEEENSRSNAQRRKLQRELEELTDSGQSMTREITSLRSQLSIPEWRAPLPLSMRGRRALVDDLSLENSDSEEPPASPTPSSGLPGTPTPSSDHSLDPPPPYTVNNTE is encoded by the exons ATGACCAGGCCAACAGGGGGCGGCGCCAACGATGTCACCCGCTTCCTGTCATCAGGAGTGGGGCCCGGATCTCCCACTTCCAACTCTATGTTTTCTGCAGCCAGTCAGGCCGACTGGGCAGCTAAGAGGCTGGTGTGGGTGCCGTCAGAGAAGCTTGGCTTTGAG TCGGCCAGTATTCGGGAGGAGCGTGGCGATGAGGTGGAGGTTGAGCTGACAGACAGCCAGCGACGGGTCACTCTGTCCAGGGAGGAGGTTCAGCGGATGAACCCACCGCGCTTCAGTAAAGTGGAGGACATGGCTGACCTCACCTGCCTCAATGAAGCCTCAGTGCTGCACAACCTGAGAGAGAGATACTACTCTGGCTTGATCTAC acATATTCAGGGCTGTTCTGTGTGGTGGTGAACCCTTACAAGAACCTGCCCATCTATACAGAATCCATTGTGGAGATGTACCGGGGCAAGAAACGCCATGAGATGCCCCCTCACATTTATGCCATATCAGAGGCTGCCTATCGCAGCATGCTACAAG ACAGAGAAGATCAGTCAATTCTCTGCAC AGGCGAGTCTGGAGCTGGgaaaacagagaacacaaagaaagtTATCCAGTATTTGGCTCACGTTGCCTCCTCCCATAAGGGTGGCACTCTGGGTAGGAACAAGGAAGCTGTGCAG ATGGATGGCTCAAGGTCCTTAACAAGAGGCAGTACTTTGGTGAACAGG GGCGAGCTGGAGAGACAGCTGCTGCAGGCAAACCCCATACTGGAGGCCTTCGGCAACGCAAAGACTGTCAAGAATGACAACTCTTCCAGATTT GGTAAATTTATCCGCATTAATTTTGACGTGGCGGGGTACATAGTTGGTGCTAACATCGAGACCT ACCTCCTTGAAAAGTCCCGGGCCACCCGTCAAGCCAAAGATGAGAGGACATTCCACATCTTTTATCAAATGCTGTGTGGGACTTCAGAGGAGACAAAAG CGGACTTGCTCTTAGGATCTGCTGATGAGTACCGCTTTCTCACTGGAGGATCCATCCCCCTTCCTGGTCAGAGCGATTCAGAAAACTTCACTCAGACCATGGACTCGATGGCTATAATGGGCTTCACCTCAGAGGAGTCAATGT CTATGCTTAAGGTGATCTCTGCTGTGCTCCAGTTTGGGAATATTTCCTTCATGAAGGAGAAGAACCAGGACCAGGCCTCGATGCCTGATAACACAGCTGCTCAGAAACTGTGCCATCTGCTGGGCATTAATGTGCTGGAGTTCACCCGAGCCATCCTCACCCCCAGGATCAAAGTAGGTCGAGAGTATGTGCAGAAGGCCCAGACGAAAGAACAG GCTGACTTTGCTGTGGAGGCGTTGGCAAAGGCCACATATGAGCGCCTGTTCAGGTGGCTGGTTCACAGGATCAACAGAGCTCTGGACcgcagacagagacagggagcCTCTTTCATAGGCATCCTTGATATTGCTGGATTTGAGATCTTTCAG CTAAACTCCtttgagcagctgtgcatcAACTACACCAacgagaagctgcagcagctcttcaaCCACACCATGTTCATCTTGGAGCAGGAGGAGTACCAGCGTGAAGGCATCGAGTGGAACTTCATCGACTTTGGCCTGGACTTACAGCCCTGCATTGACCTCATTGAGAAACCA ACCCACCCTCCTGGTGTTCTGGCCCTGCTGGATGAAGAATGCTGGTTCCCCCGGGCAACAGACCGCTCATTTGTGGAGAAGCTTTCTGCAGAACAAGGCAGCCATCCAAAATTCTTCCGATCGAAGCAGCCACGTGGAGAAGCTGACTTCTCCATCATTCACTATGCTGGCAAG GTGAACTACAAGGCAGATGATTGGCTGGTGAAGAACATGGATCCTCTGAACGACAACGTGGCATCTCTTCTCCACCAGTCGTCTGATCATTTTGTGTCAGAGCTCTGGAAAGAAG ATATTCAAACTCTTCCTCGTGTCTACTTCTTTGACTCCTATGCCACACTGCAGGCTAATGGCTCGGACA TGGACAGGATTGTGGGTCTGGACCAGGTGTCGTCAGGAGAAAACAGTGGGCCGGTCACTTTTGGAGCAGCAGGACTAAAGACGAAGAAGGGAATGTTCAGGACTGTCGGTCAGCTTTACAAGGAGTCTCTCACCAAACTGATGGCCACGCTGAGGAACACCAACCCCAACTTCCTCCGCTGCATCATCCCCAACCACGAGAAGAGG GCCGGTAAACTGTCCCCCCACCTGGTTTTGGACCAGCTGAGGTGTAATGGAGTTCTAGAGGGGATCCGAATCTGCAGACAAGGCTTCCCTAACCGCATCCCTTTCCAGGAGTTcagacagag atATGAGATCCTGACTCCTAATGCTATCCCTCGTGCCTTCATGGATGGCAAACAGGCATCAGAACTCATG ATCAAAGCTCTGGAACTGGATCACAACCTGTTCAGGGTGGGTCAGAGTAAAGTCTTCTTCAGAGCAGGAGTCTTGGCTCAcctggaagaagaaagagaccTGAAGATCACAGACACCATCATACGCTTCCAGAGCGTCTCCAGAGGCTACCTCGCACGCAA AGCCTTtttgaagaagcagcagcaactgAGCGCTCTGAGGGTGATGCAGAGGAACTGTGCTGCTTACCTCAAACTCAGGAACTGGCAGTGGTGGAGGCTGTTCACCAAg GTGAAGCCTCTGCTGCAGGTGACCCGGCAAGATGATGAGATCCAGGCGAGGGAAGCCCAGCTCCAGAAGGCCAAGGACAATCTCACCCGAGTGGAACAGCAGTACACAGACCTGGACAGGAAACATGCGCAG CTGTTGGAGGAGAAGGCAGTGCTAGCTGACCAACTGCAGGCGGAGGCAGAGCTGTttgcagaggcagaggagatgagggCCCGGTTGGCCAATCGGAAacaagagctggaggaagtgctGGGCGAGCTGGAGAGTCGActggaggacgaggaggagagaggcGTGCAGCTGACcagtgagaagaagaagatgcagCAGAATATACAG GATCTGGAGGAGCagttagaggaggaggaaagtgCCCGACAGCGCCTCCTGCTGGAGAAAGTCACTCTGGAGACAAAAGTTAAGAGTCTGGAAACAGACCTGCTGAATGCAGTAGAGCAGAGAGATCGACTCAGCAAG gagaagaagcagcTTGAGGAGCGTTTGAGTGAGGTGACTGATCAGCtcactgaggaagaggagaaaaccaAAAGTCTAAACAAGCTCAAGAACAAACAGGAGGCTGTCATTGCTGACCTAGAGG AGCGCCTCAAGCGTGAGGAGCAGGGTCGCTTGGAGCAggagaagtggaggaggaggatggagagtgACTCAGTTGAGGCCCAGGAGCAGCTGTCAGACTTAGGCATGCTGGCTGCTGAGCTGAGGGGCAGTCTAGCtcagaaggagaaggaaatcACCACTCTGCAGGGCCG GTTGGAAGAAGAAGGAGCACGGCGCGCTGAAGCACAGAGGGCTCTGAGGGAGGCCATGTCCCAGGTGTCTGAGctgaaggaggaagtggagaatGAACGAGGGATGAGGGAAAGGGCAGAGAAACAGAGGCGAGACCTGGGTGAGGAGCTGGAGGCATTGAGAACCGAACTGGAGGACACTCTGGACACCACAGCAGCCCAGCAGGAACTGAG GTCTCGTCGAGAGGCGGAGTTACATGAGCTCCAGCGGTGTGTTGAGGAGGAGACTCGGCGCCACGAGGCCCAGCTGTCAGAGCTCCGAGTCAAACACAGCACTGCCATAGACAGCCTCCAGGAACAGCTGGACAATAGCAAGAGA GCACGCCAGTCACTGGAGAAGGCCAAGACGGTGctggaggaagagaggcagaATTTGATATCTGAGCTCAAGAGCCTCCAAACGGGACGCACAGAGAGCGAGCGAGGCCGCAAGAGGGCCGAGGGCCAGTTGCAGGAGCTCAGCGCTCGATTGGCtcaggctgacagagagagggaggagcgGGAAGAGAGAGTGCACAAACTACAG TGTGAGATAGAGACTATCTCCAACAGTTTGTCCTCCTCTGAAACCAAATCCCTTCGGCTCACCAAGGAGGTTAGCAGCCTGGAGAGCCAACTGAATGATGCAAAG gAATTGCTTCAAGATGAAACTCGTCAAAAGATGGCTCTTGGCTCAAGGGTGCGAgcgctggaggaggagaagaatgGACTCATGGAAAGActtgaggaggaagaagagagagccAAAGAGTTAACCCGGCAGATCCAGACCCATACCCAGCAG CTGGCAGAGGTCCGTAAGCAGTCAGAGGAGGTGAACACTGCGGTAGAATCCGGAGAGGAGATGCGCAGAAAACTCCAGAGAGAGCTCGACAGCGCCATCCAGAGGGAGcgacagagggaggaggagaaggagagagtagagaggcagagggagcgACTGAGGGAGGAAATAGAGGACATGACGTTGgccctgcagagggagagacagaactGCACGGCGCTGgagaagaggcagaagaagtTCGACCAG TGTCTGGCAGAGGAGAAGGCGGTGAGCGCTCGGCTGGCAGAGGAAAGGGACAGAGCAGAAGCAGACAGTCGAGAGAAGGAGACCAGACACCTGGCACTTTCCCGAGCCCTGCAG GAGGCCCAGGATCAGAAGGAAGAGCTAGAGAGGGTCAACAAACAGCTCCGTCTGGAAATGGAACAGCTTGTAAACCAGCAAGACGATGTCGGCAAGAAT GTCCACGAGCTGGAGCGGACCCGCAGGGCCTTGGAAACAGAAGCCCAGAACCTGCGAGTTCAGActcaggagctggaggaggagctttCAGAAGCAGAGAACTCAAGGCTGAGGCTGGAGGTCACCCTGCAAGCGCTTAAGGCTCAGTTTGAGAGGGAGATAAGCACCAGTgaggagaagggagaggagaagaggagggcgCTAAGCAAACAG GTGAGGGAGTTGGAGattcagctggaggaggagagaagtcAGCGGTCTCAGGCCGTTTCATCCAAGAAGCAGCTAGAAGCAGAACTGCAGGAAACTGAGGCCCAGTTGGAGACATCCAGCCGTGGAAAAGAGGAAGCTGTGAAGCAGCTACGGAGGCTGCAG GGTCAGATGAAGGAAATTCTGCGTGAGTTTGATGAGTCCAAGTTGGCTCGAGATGAGATCATCACACAGTTGAAAGACAGCGAAAAGAAGATCCAAACCCTAGAAGCGGAAGTCCTGCAGTTGACTGAG GAACTTTCGGtatcagagaggcagaggagacaaGCTCAGCAGGAGAGGGACGAGATGGCCGATGAGATGGTCAACAGCAGTTCTGGAAA GACGGCACTGTgtgaagagaagaggaggttAGAGGCACGAGTcagtcagctggaggaggagctggaggaggagcagagtaACTCTGAGCTGCTagcagagagacaaaggaaGACCGCTCTGCAG GTGGAGACTCTGACGGTgcagctgcagggagagagGACTCTGGCCCAGAAGGCGGAGGCGGCTCGGGAGCAGCTGGAGAGGCAGAACAAGGAGCTGAAGGCCCGActgggagagatggagggagcaGTGAGGGGCAAACACAGACTCAGCGTCGCCGCCCTGGAGGCCAAGATAGAGTCGatggaggagcagctggagcaggagagaca GGAACGAGCTATTGCCAACAAACTGGTGcggaagacagagaagaaactgaaggagGTGATGATGCAGGCAGAGGACGAGAGACGACATGCAGACCAGTACAGAGAACAG cTGGATAAGTCAATGGTCCGTCTGAAGCAGCTGaagaggcagctggaggaggtggaagaggagaacTCTCGCTCCAACGCCCAGAGGAGGAAGCTGCagagggagctggaggagctcaCCGACAGCGGGCAGAGCATGACGCGAGAGATCACCTCTCTCCGCAGCCAGCTCAG CATCCCTGAATG GCGTGCTCCGTTGCCCCTGTCGATGCGTGGACGCAGAGCGCTGGTAGACGACCTCTCGCTGGAGAACTCCGACTCGGAGGAGCCTCCTGCCTCGCCGACGCCCTCCTCTGGACTCCCAGGGACCCCAACTCCCTCCTCTGACCACAGCCTTGACCCTCCGCCTCCCTACACCGTCAACAACACAGAGTGA